Proteins from a genomic interval of Blastopirellula retiformator:
- a CDS encoding ABC transporter ATP-binding protein, producing the protein MSVLDIVDVSHAYGPKKVLNQVNLRVGAGQIMALIGPSGCGKSTLLRAVLGTHPPTFGQILVGDCQVTAPNRDVGIVYQHYSLYDFLTARENVAFGLKLDQTSTPFRVFNYFGWRKLRKQHLEQADDFLQKVGLGAARDMYPNQMSGGMRQRVAIAQALIMQPKILLLDEPFGALDEAMREELQLMLLQLYAENVQAREENRTPPHTIVMVTHELNEALFVSDRVVGLSQYHADGANGATIVYDRPAPVFKPDEPKDISRFVEQKEELIRCIFSAQFQHDHLKFVTFWDELEKQHEEAAGSP; encoded by the coding sequence ATGTCTGTTCTCGATATTGTTGACGTTTCGCACGCCTACGGACCGAAAAAAGTGCTCAATCAGGTCAACCTGCGCGTCGGCGCTGGCCAGATCATGGCGTTGATCGGACCAAGCGGCTGCGGCAAGTCGACGCTACTGCGGGCGGTTTTGGGAACGCATCCGCCCACCTTTGGCCAGATCCTGGTCGGCGATTGTCAAGTGACCGCTCCGAACCGCGACGTCGGCATCGTTTATCAGCACTATAGCTTGTACGACTTTTTGACCGCCCGCGAGAACGTCGCGTTTGGCCTGAAGTTGGATCAGACGTCGACCCCGTTTCGCGTCTTCAATTATTTCGGGTGGCGCAAGCTTCGCAAGCAACACTTGGAGCAAGCGGACGATTTTCTACAGAAAGTCGGCCTGGGTGCCGCTCGCGACATGTATCCCAATCAGATGTCGGGCGGGATGCGGCAGCGGGTCGCCATCGCCCAGGCGCTGATCATGCAGCCCAAGATCCTCCTGCTGGACGAACCGTTTGGCGCACTGGACGAAGCGATGCGGGAAGAGTTGCAATTGATGCTGCTGCAGCTCTATGCCGAAAATGTGCAAGCCCGGGAAGAGAACCGGACGCCCCCCCATACGATTGTGATGGTGACGCACGAGCTGAACGAGGCGCTCTTCGTCAGCGATCGCGTGGTCGGGCTATCGCAATATCACGCCGACGGCGCCAATGGTGCGACGATCGTCTACGACCGCCCGGCGCCAGTCTTCAAACCGGACGAACCGAAAGATATCAGCCGCTTTGTCGAGCAAAAAGAAGAGCTGATCCGCTGCATCTTCAGCGCCCAGTTCCAGCACGACCACCTCAAGTTCGTGACGTTTTGGGACGAACTGGAGAAGCAACACGAGGAAGCGGCCGGCTCGCCGTAA
- a CDS encoding FdhF/YdeP family oxidoreductase, which yields MRKLSSGGGWQAIKYTFAKGRQAGGIWKLWKAMRSKNACKTCALGMGGQKGGMVNELGSFPEVCKKSLQAMVADMQGAIKPEFWQTYSVAQLSKFTPYQMEHSGRLTQPMLYERDANNYRPIEWDEAFRRIADKLKSLPADDTFWYFSGRSSNEAGFLLQLFARIYGTNNVNNCSYYCHQASGVGLASTVGSGTATLVLEDVEHADLVFLIGGNPSSNHPRLMSTLKHVRRRGGEVIVINPVVETGLVNFRVPSDPISLLFGTKIATQYVQPHIGGDLALLKGIAKQIDELGAGDVKFLTEHCDNSEAWLAHLRDLTWEEITTKSGVSREQINDIAARYAKAKNVVFSWTMGITHHAHGVDNVQAIAALAAMRGMVGRPNAGLMPIRGHSNVQGIGSVGVTPQLKQAIFERLESSFDLKLPTTTGLDTLACMEAAHDGQLKMGFCLGGNLYGSNPDQKYAAAALEQLDMLVFLSTTLNTGHANGLAKETLILPVLARDEEPHPTTQESMFNYVRLSDGGPARLQGPLSEVEVIARIASDVLGDAGPLDWRSMQDTGKIRDAISKVVPGFEKIETIDKTKQEFQISGRTFHTPVFPTPTGKLQLFTHEIPRLKGESNQLRLMTVRSEGQFNTVVYEEQDIYRGIDRRDVILIHPDDCRRLGLSDDQQVEIASDIGSIRGFRVREYADIRPGNALMYYPEANVLVSRHADPKSKTPAFKGVVVDVTALSAAPA from the coding sequence ATGCGCAAACTATCGAGCGGCGGCGGTTGGCAAGCCATCAAGTACACCTTCGCCAAAGGTCGCCAGGCGGGCGGCATCTGGAAGCTGTGGAAGGCGATGCGCAGCAAGAATGCCTGCAAGACCTGCGCTCTTGGAATGGGCGGTCAAAAGGGAGGAATGGTCAACGAACTGGGGAGCTTCCCCGAGGTCTGCAAAAAGTCGCTGCAGGCGATGGTCGCCGACATGCAAGGCGCCATCAAGCCCGAGTTTTGGCAAACCTACAGCGTGGCGCAGCTCTCCAAATTCACGCCGTATCAGATGGAACATAGCGGCCGTCTGACGCAGCCGATGCTGTACGAGCGCGACGCCAACAACTATCGCCCCATCGAGTGGGACGAAGCGTTCCGCCGCATCGCCGACAAGCTGAAGAGCCTGCCGGCCGACGATACGTTCTGGTACTTCAGCGGCCGCAGCTCGAATGAGGCGGGCTTTTTGCTGCAATTGTTCGCCCGGATCTACGGCACCAACAACGTCAACAACTGCAGCTACTACTGTCACCAGGCAAGCGGCGTCGGATTGGCGTCGACTGTTGGCAGCGGCACCGCGACGCTCGTGCTGGAAGACGTCGAACATGCCGACCTTGTCTTCCTGATCGGCGGCAATCCCTCTAGCAATCATCCGCGGCTGATGTCGACGCTCAAGCATGTGCGGCGTCGCGGCGGCGAGGTGATCGTCATCAATCCGGTCGTGGAAACCGGGCTGGTCAACTTCCGCGTCCCCAGCGATCCGATCAGCTTGCTGTTCGGCACCAAGATCGCGACGCAGTATGTGCAGCCGCACATTGGCGGCGACCTGGCGCTGCTCAAAGGAATTGCCAAGCAGATCGATGAACTTGGCGCCGGCGACGTGAAGTTTCTGACCGAGCATTGCGACAACAGCGAAGCCTGGCTGGCCCACCTGCGCGACTTAACCTGGGAAGAAATCACTACTAAGTCAGGCGTTAGCCGCGAGCAGATCAACGACATCGCCGCCCGGTACGCCAAGGCCAAGAACGTCGTCTTCAGCTGGACGATGGGCATCACGCATCATGCGCATGGCGTCGACAACGTGCAGGCGATCGCCGCCTTGGCCGCAATGCGCGGGATGGTTGGTCGGCCCAACGCCGGCTTGATGCCAATCCGCGGCCATTCCAACGTGCAAGGGATTGGTTCGGTCGGCGTGACGCCGCAGTTGAAGCAAGCGATCTTTGAACGCCTGGAGTCAAGCTTCGATCTCAAGCTGCCGACCACCACCGGGCTCGATACGCTCGCCTGCATGGAAGCGGCGCATGATGGCCAATTGAAGATGGGCTTTTGCCTCGGCGGCAATCTCTACGGCTCGAACCCCGATCAAAAATATGCGGCGGCGGCGCTAGAGCAACTCGACATGCTCGTCTTCCTTAGCACGACGCTCAACACCGGGCATGCCAACGGTCTGGCGAAAGAGACGCTGATCTTGCCGGTGTTGGCTCGTGACGAAGAGCCGCATCCGACGACGCAAGAGTCGATGTTCAACTACGTGCGACTTTCGGATGGAGGTCCGGCTCGTCTGCAAGGCCCGCTCAGCGAGGTCGAGGTAATTGCCCGGATCGCCAGCGATGTGCTGGGAGACGCTGGCCCGCTCGACTGGCGATCGATGCAAGACACCGGCAAGATTCGAGACGCGATTTCGAAGGTAGTTCCCGGCTTTGAGAAGATCGAAACGATCGACAAGACGAAGCAGGAATTTCAAATCTCCGGGCGAACCTTCCACACGCCGGTCTTCCCCACGCCAACCGGCAAGCTGCAGCTCTTCACGCATGAGATCCCTCGGCTGAAAGGAGAATCAAACCAATTGCGTCTGATGACGGTTCGCAGCGAAGGGCAATTCAATACCGTCGTTTATGAAGAGCAAGATATTTATCGCGGCATCGATCGACGTGATGTGATTTTGATTCATCCTGACGATTGCCGCCGGCTCGGACTGAGTGACGATCAGCAGGTCGAGATCGCCTCTGACATTGGTTCGATCCGCGGATTTCGGGTGCGGGAATATGCAGATATCCGCCCTGGGAACGCGCTAATGTACTATCCCGAAGCGAATGTGCTGGTCTCGCGACACGCCGATCCCAAGTCGAAAACCCCTGCATTTAAGGGGGTGGTCGTCGATGTGACTGCCTTGAGCGCGGCTCCGGCGTAA
- a CDS encoding M1 family aminopeptidase: MTHRLIALGVFSFLAFFSLFSTAVAEEYRVCRYCGESHDAAGMFGVDLEGDGRRYAPIRHVDVLHIKLDVTPDFTNRTVACVTTIKFVPLREPLRELRLDAIDLTIDGVRGSAEISDFSSTKKDVTIAFSEPIPVGEEAFVEITHHNQPTGGFYFRTPEMGYPADDIHCWTQGESHFARQWFPCFDYPNERSTTEVICRVPEAMSVVSNGKMLSNEVDPKSGLRVVHWLHDKPHVNYLICLVAGNLEKLEKMAGDVPLGFYTQPSWKEHAENAFSDTVDIMNFFQEEIGVAYPWPKYDQVTIADFLAGGMENTTITTLTDRTIYSSETENVKTSHSLDAHELAHQWFGDYVTCVDWSHLWLNEGFATYYTHLYEGHKSGRDAMLYRLYGDANRRILTQTKDTRPIVWNEYKNSGQQFDYRAYPKGSWVLHMLRDRLGEDLFRECVKTYLERNALKSVATPALQSTIEEVSGRSFDQFFDQWVYHARFPDIKISYRWLPNEKLAHLTLEQTQEVNDDVLLYAFPATFRFDGKNGSVTKTFTADGKKHEWFVPLDEKPEVVRFDPNFALLARVTFDKPNEMLLAQLKNQDDMVGRLRAIEQLEKKKSDAVVAALADALQNDSFYGVRIEAADALKKIHSDKAFDALLASTEQSDARVRLDVIKALGGFYRPKKVNDFVEMVRSEANPAIQSAMVRSLGKYHDQEVDRLLQELLKSESFRNELLNAAVAAINARRDSDMAGALMATIESRRDAFTTSGLASALSTLARISENEDDTSAQRKLLLDQLSDLRSPVREGALRALGLLGDAEALAVLETFAESANEKNAEEAAKKAIEELRSDKPAAPRELTELRKLIDDLKKRNNQLTEDLETLKKKVEAKD; the protein is encoded by the coding sequence ATGACGCATCGCCTGATCGCGCTAGGCGTGTTCTCATTTCTTGCTTTTTTTTCTCTGTTCTCCACCGCCGTTGCTGAAGAGTATCGCGTCTGTCGCTACTGCGGCGAATCGCACGACGCGGCCGGCATGTTCGGTGTTGATCTCGAAGGAGACGGTCGTCGTTACGCCCCGATCCGTCATGTCGACGTGCTGCACATCAAACTTGACGTGACGCCCGACTTCACTAATCGAACAGTGGCCTGCGTGACGACGATCAAGTTCGTCCCGCTGCGTGAGCCATTGCGAGAGCTGAGACTCGATGCGATCGATCTGACGATTGACGGCGTTCGCGGTTCGGCAGAGATCTCCGATTTCTCGTCGACCAAGAAGGACGTGACAATCGCCTTCTCAGAACCGATCCCGGTTGGCGAAGAGGCCTTCGTCGAAATCACCCATCACAATCAACCGACCGGCGGCTTTTACTTCCGTACGCCGGAAATGGGCTATCCGGCCGACGACATCCATTGCTGGACGCAAGGCGAATCGCACTTCGCCCGGCAGTGGTTCCCCTGCTTCGACTATCCGAACGAACGTTCGACTACCGAAGTCATCTGCCGCGTTCCGGAAGCGATGTCGGTCGTCTCCAATGGCAAGATGCTCAGCAACGAAGTCGATCCCAAGTCGGGCCTGCGCGTGGTGCATTGGCTGCATGACAAACCGCACGTCAACTACTTGATCTGCCTGGTCGCCGGCAATCTCGAAAAGCTGGAAAAGATGGCTGGCGACGTTCCGCTTGGCTTTTACACGCAGCCGTCGTGGAAAGAGCACGCCGAGAACGCGTTCTCCGATACCGTCGACATCATGAACTTCTTCCAAGAAGAAATTGGCGTCGCGTATCCGTGGCCCAAATACGATCAGGTCACCATCGCCGACTTTTTGGCCGGCGGGATGGAAAACACAACCATCACCACGCTGACCGACCGCACGATCTATTCGTCGGAAACCGAAAACGTAAAGACGTCGCACAGCCTGGACGCCCATGAGTTGGCGCACCAATGGTTTGGCGACTACGTGACCTGCGTCGACTGGAGCCATCTCTGGCTGAACGAAGGTTTCGCCACGTACTACACCCACCTGTACGAAGGGCACAAGTCGGGCCGCGACGCGATGCTCTATCGCCTGTACGGCGACGCCAACCGCCGCATCCTGACGCAGACCAAGGACACGAGACCGATCGTCTGGAACGAGTACAAAAACTCGGGCCAGCAGTTTGACTATCGCGCCTATCCCAAAGGGAGCTGGGTGCTGCACATGCTGCGTGACCGGCTGGGCGAAGACCTGTTCCGCGAGTGCGTGAAGACCTACCTGGAGCGTAACGCCCTGAAGAGCGTCGCCACCCCGGCGTTGCAATCGACCATCGAAGAAGTGAGCGGCCGCAGCTTTGATCAGTTCTTTGATCAATGGGTGTATCACGCTCGCTTCCCCGACATCAAAATCAGCTACCGTTGGCTCCCCAACGAAAAGCTGGCTCACCTGACGTTGGAGCAAACGCAGGAAGTCAACGACGACGTGCTGCTGTACGCCTTCCCGGCCACATTCCGTTTTGACGGCAAGAACGGCTCGGTCACCAAGACATTTACCGCTGATGGTAAGAAGCACGAGTGGTTCGTCCCGCTCGACGAAAAGCCGGAAGTGGTTCGGTTCGATCCCAACTTCGCTCTGTTGGCTCGGGTGACGTTCGACAAGCCGAACGAGATGCTGCTCGCCCAGCTGAAGAACCAAGACGACATGGTCGGCCGCCTGCGTGCGATCGAGCAGTTGGAGAAGAAGAAATCGGATGCCGTCGTCGCCGCTTTGGCCGACGCCCTGCAGAACGATTCGTTTTATGGCGTCCGCATCGAAGCGGCTGACGCTTTGAAGAAGATCCACAGCGACAAAGCGTTTGACGCCCTGCTCGCTTCGACCGAGCAAAGCGACGCCCGGGTTCGGCTAGACGTGATCAAAGCGCTCGGCGGCTTCTATCGTCCGAAAAAGGTAAACGACTTTGTCGAGATGGTCCGCAGCGAAGCGAATCCGGCGATTCAGTCGGCGATGGTTCGTTCGCTCGGCAAGTACCATGACCAAGAGGTCGATCGCCTGCTGCAAGAACTGCTGAAGTCCGAGTCATTCCGCAACGAGCTGCTCAACGCCGCCGTCGCCGCGATCAACGCCCGCCGCGATAGCGACATGGCCGGCGCCCTGATGGCGACGATCGAGTCGCGCCGCGATGCGTTCACCACCAGCGGGTTGGCGTCGGCGCTGTCGACGCTGGCCCGGATCAGCGAGAACGAAGACGATACCTCGGCCCAACGCAAACTGCTGCTCGACCAACTGAGCGATCTCCGCTCGCCGGTCCGCGAAGGGGCACTACGGGCGCTGGGCCTGTTGGGAGACGCCGAGGCGCTCGCCGTACTGGAAACCTTCGCCGAGTCGGCCAACGAAAAGAACGCCGAGGAAGCGGCCAAGAAGGCGATCGAAGAACTCCGCTCCGACAAACCGGCCGCTCCCCGCGAGCTGACCGAACTGCGGAAGCTGATCGACGATCTGAAGAAACGAAACAATCAGCTGACCGAAGATCTCGAAACGCTGAAGAAGAAAGTTGAAGCGAAAGATTAG